The DNA segment CTTCGCTTCTCTGAACCTCTCTGCCCCTTAGAGAGCTTGTGTGGAAAACACGGAAAGAGTCTCCCTCAGGGCTCTtgaaaggatgaaatgaaatagCACAAGCGGGGTGCTGGGCATCACACAAGGTCCCGAGTCAGGCTTCAATAAACACTTTTTATGGCTTGTTACTGTCATTGCCGATTGGTAATGTCAGGGAAGTGAGGCTAGAATTTTTCTCTTAGACACACGAGGCAGTGGGAAAATCCTTTAAACCCTAGGGTGGATTTCCCCATTTCCGGGGGCCTGGCTCCTCTCTACATCCCCTACAGGCTTGGACCCCAATCTATGTCCTAAGGTGGCCTGACTTACCAAGCAGGGTGCCCACGCAGGTGATGATGGCAAGCAGGGCCCCAGTGCTGAGCCCTGTGGGTGAGAGCTGAGCCTCGGGCCGGCAGGAGGCCACAGAGCCATCGGGTCGGCAGCGGCACACGCTGATAGTCACTGTGGCAGTGCTGCTCAGGGCCGGCTGCCCCCAGTCCCACAGTTCTATGGGAATCAGATAGGGTGCCTGGCGGGGTGGAGCAGGGCGAGAGGGCAGCAGCAGGCTGGCGGAGCCATCTGTGGGAGAGGGAAGGTATGTGGAAGAGGGCCCCCTTGTGAGACACCTTCCCAGGAGGGTGGGTGTAGCCTAGGGAGACAGCTTCCAATGGGGAAGGTGTGCAAAGAGTAAATGTGTGCAAATCCACTTCTGCCTTCTGTTAGGTGGAGGGAGCCCAGATGTGTGGGAAGGGGTTAGGCAGGTTGGGCCAGAGCGTGGTAGGGGAGGAGAAGagcagggaggtgggcaagggcaCAGTTGTAGGAGGCTACCCACCTTGGTTGTCGCGGACAGTGAAGTTGGCATCGGGGCCCAGAGGACCCTGAAGGGAGACTCGGCTACTGTTGCCCACTTCATCTCTGTCCAGGGCCCGGATGATCTGAATCAgctgggaggaagaagagaggcctTGTATGGAGTGGGCAGCTGGAGGTCTTAAGCCAAGCCTTCTGCCTCAGCAGCTCACCTGGCCAGGGGCTGCAGAATCACATACGAAGGTGTCATAGGGCTCAGCCAGCTGGGGAGCGTTGTCATTCTCATCCAGGATCTGGATGGCCACTTGCACACGGGAGACCTGTGTGGAGCTGTCTGAAGCCAGAACATGAACACATGCACCCCCCTCACACAGAGtttacacacaacacacatgGTGCATGTGCAGGGGTGCCACATGTGGCACACAGCATGTACATGCAACACATGGTATATGCATGCAATATGCAAGCAACAGTGTTGTGCAATGAATGGAACACCACCAAGAGCATGCAACATTCACATAAGAGCTGAGATGTATGCAGTGTGGAACATACATTCAACAGGCATGAAGCACCCATGAGATACATATATAGTAACCCACATGCAGGGCACATGCCTCGTAAATGAAAGGTAGACAGAAGGTGCCATACAGGAGGCACACGGACAGTAGGCCTGAAATAAACACATTCATACCATAGATTCGATGTATACTCagcatttaaaacaaatacaacatATATGAAGTGGATGTTCGAGATACCCAGTGCATTCAGTGTCACTCCAGAGTCAAGACAACACATTTTCATACACAGCACTAgtgggacagacagacagacacagacacagacagacacacacacacacatgctccatCAGAGGTCTGGGAGGCTCTGGTATAGCAATGAGTAGGACTAAGAGTCGGCCTTGGGAGCCAGGCCAGCCTGGGTGCCACCGCCATAAACAGGCCCCCTTTTTCCCACAACCCTTCATTAGGTGGCTCCCCATCATTACCCTGACTTGCTCCTCACTGCCAATGCCACccaagaaagaatggaaaacaggTATCCCTGCCCACCCTACTGCTCACCTCTCCTGGCTGAACCTCCCAGGTTTGTTAGTCTTCTCCCAGGTGGGGAGAGAGCTGGctggccctgggggaggggctggggacccAGCCCGGGCAAAGGCGGCTGGGTGGGCCCCCCAGCAAGGGCTTCGGGGCTCCCTTCCTTTCCGCAGGAAGGGCCCAGGGCCCGCTAGTTGATATCAGGTTTGCTGGAGTGCAGGATTGGTGGGACGGTGAGAAGGCAAggagggaaacacacacacacacaagcacgcaTGCATGTAGATGGTGGGCTATGTATACCCAGGCAACTACAAACacactatatacacacacagggaCATTCACAGCACGGACATGCATGCAACGCCATGTCACGCACAGCCACATGGACATAAACAGAAACCCGTCCACTTAAAATTCTACACATGAGAGGCAAGGTGGTGGAGGAGATAAGGGCTGTGACTCTGCAGCCTCTcaggatctggtggctctgcccCTTAACGTTGGCGTGACCTTGGGAAGTTAGTTGACTTCACTTTGCCTGAGTTTCCTTGTTTTCAAATGGGGACATAAACATGCCTTCCTCATAAAGTTGTGGTGGTGATTACGTTACTTAGTCCACATTTGGCACTCAGAACAGTACCCGGTACACAATAAGCAATAAATACTCTGTCCACGCACACTGACATACACAAAACAATATATACAACAGCTACGAGTACCTGTCATCACATACAGCTAATTACATGTAAGCACAAATACTCTACTCAGTTGAGACACACgtacgtgtgtatgtgtattttcacAAACATGGAATTTCACACTtgcatgtgcacatacatacatacggcTCTTCAGTGACACACACAGACATCTATGCACACAATGACAGTCCTCGTAGACGGGACACGGGCAGTAATGGTAGGAGACCCTGGGGCGTGAGCAGGACTGATAAGGGTAGGTTCACAGAGGGGATGAAGGTCTCCCTGCCTCCATGGGCCGTGGCCACCCAGAGGCAGCCAAACCAAGCTGCTGGTGACTGGTAGCTGACAGGGGAAGGAGCTGGCCCCTCTCTTCTACCTTGAGGGCTCTCTGCATGGCTTCCCTGGGAGGGGCTGCTGGAGCCCCCCCAGTCAGCCTCCAGAGGAGGGGCCCAGCCCTGCCAGGGCTCCTGGCTTCAGCCTGAAGCGGccagtgggcagggcagggcagggtctGCCAGGGTGCAGCCTGGGGTTTCCTAGGGGTTAGGAGCTATTTGAGGTTAGGTCTATTTCCAGATGGGGCAAGTCAGGTATGGGAGTGAATTTCAAGTCAAGGGAATGTGTAGGCAGATCCTTCGTGCCCAGGCCAGCCCGGCCTCAGAGACTGGGAGGCCTGCCTGGTGGTAATGATCCAGGCTGGGAACCCAGTGCTGTGCCCTGGTGAGGCATGGTGGCAGTGACCGCCTCCCCCCTGCCGGCTCAGGGACAGCTCCTCTGCCAGGTGACTGTGGCCTCCTCCCTCTCCAGGGGGCCCAGGGCTCCTCACCGAGCTCTGTGGCCAACACTGTGAGGTTGTGCCAGACTCGAGCCTCGCGGTCCAGGGGCACCACCGTGCGGAGCGTGCCGGCTTCCGGCTCGATAGAGAAGCAGCGCTCTGGGTCCGAGTGGGGGAGGATGGAGTATCTGGGGAAGATGGAGCGGAGCTGGGGGCTGATCTGGGGGCAGGGCCAAAGCTTCCTGctactcctccctcccttctgttcACCttgcagggcctcttggctcttCTGGGCGGAGAGCCTGAACTCTTTGGGTTTAGCCTGCCCCGGGTACCCAGGGCCATAATTCACATTAGGGTCCCCTTAAAAGACAAACCACTTGGAGGAGTCACCAACATTAAACGCCTGTCTTAAGACTCGGGGGGACTGGGTTTCATggtgggggagagacagaaagaggtgGAAGGGAGGATAAACAGCCTGTCTTTTTGACTTCTGGGCTCTGTTCTGGGGACCCAGGGACCCCAGTCTTGCTCTGCCTTaggccagctgtgtgacctggggtgAGTGGTTTAACCCCTGTTTACTTAACTACGAAATGGGAATGACACCAGCACCTGCCTCATTCCTGTGACAGGGAAGCCGAAAGGTGGGAAGAGTGGGCTCCACTCAAGGCAGACAAATCTGGATTctggtcccagctctgctgcttactgaccatgtgaccttgggcaaagaaCTTAACCTCTCAGGGATGGGCCTCTAAAACAACTGGGGATGAGCGtgcctacctcacagggctgttgtgagaaCTGAATGTGATCAAGTGGGTGAAATGTGCAGGGCTGAGGGAGTGACCAAGAGTGgcagccatccaggcacccagcAACAGCATCATCAGATGAGCTTGCAATCTGCTTGCCCTGCCACTGGGAGGCACCACGGCCATCTTCCCAGAGGGATGGGTGGAATTGGGTGATGGGAGGAGGGTCCTTCAGGCCTttgcccagccccccagccctgcagggagggagaccTCTGCCAGGAGGTGAGTGGGATTTTCAGTGAAGGGGGCCcatcctttttccttccctgagGCCCGGCCCTTGGCCCTTCCCTGGCCCACACCCCAGCTCACCTGATTGGGCTGGCTGGGGAATCCAGATCGGCCGCTGAGACCTGGCCTACCAGCGTCCCAGGAGCTTTGTTCTCAGGCACTGCCAGGTGATAGGCAGCCTGGGTGAAGGCAGGTGGCTCTGGGGCGTCCTGCACAGCCACACGCACCGAGGCCACATCCTTGAAGGGCCCTCGCCGCAGGTAGGCTGGGTCGATGAGGGTGTTGGTGGCCTCCACACGGAAGGAATAGGAGCGACGGGTCTCGAAGTCTAGGGGCTaaggggcagggagtgggagggACTGAGGCACATGGAAAGCCTGGAAGGTGAGAGGTCCCCTCCCCATGCATCCAGTGCTCAGCCCACCTGAGAGGAGAGGTGGGCACTGAGGGCCAGTGGCCGTGGTGGTCAGGGGGAGGCAGATTACTTAGTCTGTGACACTAGGTCTGTCCCCAGCTCCATCAGAGCCTGGCTACATTTGAAGTCCTGGACCAGTCTCTCCCCCTTGCTGGGCCCCAGTCCCTCATCTGAAAGAGGACGAGATGACCATGATCTCTAATCTCCAATGCAGTGGTCCTGAGTCTGTTCTAGACCGGTCAGGAGTGTGCCTcgtggggcaggaggcaggtaCGAGCACGCGTGTGCAAGTGTCAGGGGGCAGGGGGCTAACCTTGCGGACAGCGAGGAGCCCATCTCGACCCTGGGAGTCTGTGCTGATGCTGAAGGCTTCAGACCCCTCTCCGTCCAGGATGCTATATGCCATGAGGGCATTGTCCCCCAGGTCTGGGTCCTGGGCCCGCAGCCGGCCCACCAGGGTGCCTGGCCCCGCCGTCTCCACCACAGAGAACTGGTAGAGGCCTTGacggggcgcggggggaggggaaTGACAGGAGACATTGTTAGGTCCCCAGCACTTCCATATCCTGGGGTCTGGCTGGGGGGAGGGCTTCTCCCGAAgatgcagggggtggggtggtcaAAGGATGGCTCCCCAAGCATCCCTGGCCCCTTACTCTGAGGGAACTTGGGGGGGTTGTCGTTGACGTCGCTGAGGGTGACTGTCACTGTAGTGCTGCCCGACAGCCCCCCCATGTGGCCGCCCATGTCCTTGGCCTGAATCACCACCAAGAACTCCTCCTGGGTCTCCCGGTCCATGTTGGGGACAGCAGTGCGCACCACTCCTGGGGAGACACAACGCATCAGGGGCCACCTGCCCGCATGGCTGCCCCACCCGGCTCCGAGCTCTCTCCTTACCCGTCTGGGGGTCCACAGAGAAGAAGGGCAGTCCATCCAGCACGGTGTACACCAGCTTGGCGCTGTTCCCGTAGCTGGGGTCATCGGCATCGTGAGCAGTCACCTGGATCACTGATGTCCCTGTGGAGGATCCCGgcaccccactcagcaggggcagggccaggtggGAAAGAACAGCACATGAGGGGGACCCAGACACGAGAGCAATGCGGGGAGGAGAGGTGAGGGTGCTCTGGGAGATGGGGCCTGGGACGGTCAGAGTTGGGGTACTCACCGACATTGGACATCTCGGGCACCGTGGCATGGTAGGGCCCGAGGGGAAAGATAGGTGGATTGTCATTAATGTCTTGCACCTTGATGATGAACTCTGACGGGGGCTCCAGAGGCCGGTTTGAGGCTCGGTCCACGGCTTGGGCAAGCAGAACGTACTGTGCCTTCTCCTCCCGGTCCAGGCTCTTGGTGACATGGATATTGCCTGTGGCCTCATCAATCACAAATACagtgcctgccccctccccggtCAGCAGGTACTTGGTGCGGCCCTCGCCCCTGTCCACATCCGAGTGCAGCTGTAGGGGTCAGGGAAAAATGGCAGCAGGTTCCAGGCACAGGGACAGGAAGGGTGAAGAGTCTAAGTCTAGGACTGGTGGAGCGTTGGGACTCCTGAGGGACCCAAGGTCATTGAAGAAGTGGTGAAGTTGCAGGGCAGGGCCTAAGGGCCTAGAGAGTCAGGGCAGACTCGGGAAGGGCTGGTCCTTACCTTACCAATGAGGACGGGCTCTGGACCGGCATATTCCTCAATGACAAAGAACTGGTTCCACACCCAGCTCCTCCGGTTCCGCAGCAGCACTGGTCCTGGGCCCCCGCGGGACCCTgcccaggcctgggctggggcgGCCAAGCGCCCCATGCAGCCCCAGCCACCCAGCCAGGCCAGCAGGAGCCTCACCAGGCCCCACATGTTTGGGCTCCAGCCAGGGCTCTGTTCACTGTGTCTGGGTACTGAGGCATGAGCCGGCCGGGGTAGAAGGGTGGAGGTGCTGGGGCTATCCCATGGATCCACACCTGTAGGGCAGGTAGCTGTTCAGGGTCAAGGAAGCCCTtgactctccccacccccaacccaaaTTAGATGCTGAAGATCAGCCCTCCAGGGAACCAGACACCCCACTGCCTGGAGCCCAGACTGAGACAGAGCACACAATCTGATCCCCCCCCTCCACCCAGGCTCTGCCTATATTCACCTCCAGCCCTACAAGctgataaatctctagccagtCAACTCTGAGCAGAGaagctggggaagaaaacaggaaggTGGGATGCCGAGAGGGTATGGAACCCCAGATCCGGCCCCTGTTCTCCCAGGCTGGGTAAGCAGCCAGCTGGGGGGCTGGAGGAGTTGGGGACTCCCAGGAAAAGGGCTGAAGATCCAGGGGCTGGGACTCGAGGAGGTGTGGTCTCAGGGTGTCTGGGGTCAGGCTGAGCTATGATAAGGAGTGCAGCTTAAGACAGGGTGGAGAGCCAGCGAAAGTCCCTCCTCCACAGGGAACCCCACCTCTCCGGGTGCTGGCCCCAGCCCACCCTGCCAGCTGAAGTCCTTGAAGGGGGATTGGGTTCAGGAGGcagagtggggtgagggggcaggagcCTAAAGAAGAGGGGGTAGagtgggggggggtggcagggccaggaggctgggaggggagagCAGACTCCAGACTCCCTGTTACTGACGTGAGACCCAGGCTCAGGCACCGTCCAGCACAGACTGAGACAGAATGGCAGCAGGAGACACAAGGAAAGGGACCCCAGGAGGCAGCCCGGGGTCTGACAGGCAGAGAGTCACAGGTAACAGGCttgggggtgcgggggtgggagGGCTTCCTGCCTGTGATGGGCTGGCGGGGGCAGCGCTGGGCTCCGGGGGTCAGAGCAGGCCTCGGGAACTTCAATCTGGGAGAGGAGGCAAGCCAGGAGGGGCTGCGGGAAGGCGGCTGGGGAGAGGACCCTTCCCACCGCGGTGTCCACCCTCTCCCCCGGGGGGACCCCTCAGGCAGCTGTGCTGCCGCCCCTCCTTCCCTGGAGCAGACACACACCTGCCAGTCCTTGCCCTCCggggggagaagaggggaagcCCGAGGGAAGCCGGGGACGGAGCGGGAGGCGGGacgaggagaaggaggagaagggaagggctGGAGGAGTGGGAAACAGGATAGCAGAACGGGGAGGAGGGAGAGCGGAGGGACGGGAAGGAAGGGAGAGCGggaaaaggcaaagagaagacGGGAAAGGAAAGGTAGGGGAAGGAGACGGcaaaggggaagaggaggtggagaaagacaGGGCGACAGGGAGacggaaggggcagaggagaggcgAACTGGCGGGGAGGaaaatggggaaaggagggagaggtgCGAGGGAAGAAGGGAACGAGAGCGCGGGAGAGGGGCCGGCAGCGGGCTCCCCGCCGCGGAGCGCACCGCTCCGAGGACACCCGCAGCCTGCGGGCCCCCTGCTGCCCCTCGGCGGGCCCCCGACCCCGGGGCCGGCGCCCTTACCTGGCAGCGCTGTGGAGCCCAGGCCGGCGGGGagcttccccccgcccccgccgccggtCCCGGGGGCGCAGCCCCGAGCGGATCCGAGCGGGCGCCGCGGCTCCGCTGCAGGTCTGAGCGGCCCCGGCGAGAACAAGGGAGCGAGacggagggggcgggggaaggaGGCTCCGCCTGCGGAGGAGCGAGGCGGCTCCGCGGCGCGCGGGAGAGAGCCCAGCCTCCGACCCTCCCCGGCCAGCCCGGGcccgcgcggcgggggcgggggcgggggcggcgctgCCGGGCCGCCCGGCGCATACAGATGCGGCGCCCCCCCGGCCGGGCCCGCCGCGGCCGGCGGGGCACTCGGGCGGGAGGACGTCCAGGCCCCGGCGCCAGGCGTCTCCCAAGGGCTGGCTGCGGGGAGGGTGCAGCCGGGAGCGCCGAGCGGCCCCGCACGCCCCCCGCACGCCCCCCGCAGGGGGCGACGGGCGAGCGCGCGGTGAGGCGGGACTTGGGAGCCGGCTGCGGAGAGGCCCGGCTcccgctccgctccgctccgctccgctccgctccgctccgGCGCCGCCTCCGGGGCTGCTGCGAGGCCGGCCGCAAGGCGGCGGCATTTGGGGAGTCCGCGCGGGGCAGCACAGCCGGCCGACGGGGCGGCCAAGGCCGGCACAGGGTCCAGGGGAGTCCGCGGGCTGGGCCCAGGGAGCAGGTCAGGGAGCGAGGCACGACAGCGGCGGGGAGTGGAGCCTTTTGGGGAAGCTCGTTTACAGGCGCCCACTGAGCGAGTGGCTGCCGCCCCCTGGCGGCCGCTGCGGAAGGCGCCTTCAAGGTGGCAGCAGGCAACCAACTGCCTCCACCGCCGGCCTGGAAACTGCAAAGGGGCCCTCCTCTGCCCAGCGCTCTTCCCCGGCCCTCCGCGGCAAGGCGGGCAGGGCCAAGGCGCGCACGGCGGGCGGGAAGTCCGGGCTGCAGGAAGCAGCAGCCTGCCCCGGGAGCGGCCGAGCGCACGCCTCAGCCTTCCTCTTCAAGTCTCCCCCAGCCAGGCCCCGCCCAAGGAAAGCCAGTCACACAATTTAAAACTAagtcagatttttattattttccatagaccacatcatttaataataaaaaaaataaaaataaaaattgaaaaggaaaaggtGGATATAAAGTGGAACCTGTGGGCAGGAGGCAAGGGCTGCAGGACAGAAGAGACTGGGAACTGCAGGGGCCCTGGGACTCAGGAGGAGATGCTGATTCAGCTCATAGGTGACCCAGTCCTGGCCCCGGCTGTTCCCAAGAGGGGGCTGTGAGTACCCAAAGGAGGTGGTGAGCAGGATGGAGGAAAAATGAGAGgtttggggctcctggctgctcCCCACCTCTCTGGGCCAACCACCTTCCTCCCTAACCTAGCTCTTTCCTCTCAAACTTAACAATGGGAaatgagagggaggagagggctaACTCCCAAGAGATAGGTTATGGGGGTGGGGCTTTGGGGGGAAAGATGGCCACTGCTCCATTTGGTATGTGGGGACAGGTGGCAGCCATACTTCAGCACTGGGTAAATGGTGTGAAAGACCCCTGGTTCTGGGGAGGTGGAGATTGTACCTATCCCTCTGTGGCCTTGAACCCCCCAGGGGCTGATGCCTGCAGCTCTCCCTCGTGTGTTCCCAGCTAGCGGCGCCCACCCCGGTCCCGCACAGGTGTGCTCCGACTCCGGCTCCTGCTGTGGCGCTTGGTTTCTCTGCGGTCTCTCTCCCGGCCTCGCTCCCGGTCCCTCTCCCTATCCCGATCTCGATCACCCCTGTCacgctccctttccctctctctttccctgtccctctctcgGCTGTGCTCTCGCCGCTTCTCCCGCTCCAGCTGTCGGGTCCGTTCCCGTTCTGCTTCCTTCTCCCGCTCCTtttgctcttcctcttcttgCTCTTTCCGCCGCTTCTCCCGCTCCTTGGCCCGTTCAGCCCGCTCTGCCTCCTTCTGAACAATCTGCAGCAGGCAGCAAGGGCAGAGAACAGGGATCTCAGCCCCACTCATGCCAGTCCTGCTTTGTCTCTGTGTACCCAGACCCTACTCAGGATCACTAGCTCAGGATCACTGCCAGCTTTGCAATTaagcaggaagagggggaagTGTCAGCAATCACACTGGTCTTTGCTTCAGGGTCCCAACACAAATGTGTTCACCTTTTATACCCACAACAGGCAGTGGCACCATCCAAGCCTGACCTCTGGTACTTCCCTAGCTACCTAGAGGTGAACAAACGACTTTTCTCTTTAGCTGAGTCCATCAACCTCCAATTCCCAAAAGGTCCATTACaaagaaacttaattttaaaaagcaaaaaatctcAGGGGaacttggctggctcagcgggaagagcatgcaactcttgattttgggattatgagttcgagccccacatttggtgtagagattacttaataaaaattgaaaaaaaaaaaaaaaagtagagaaatgaaagagaaactgCTGAGTTTATAAAATGGACTTCTCAGCTAACTGAAATCAACTTCCAAGGATGGCTGGCACAGCCAGCTGCCTAAATATACAACTCCAGTTCCTGTCTTGTGTTGTTTGCACTCTTGGGTCTGGCCTCTCTGTGGCATACTGTCACCTGGTTCTTAAGACTGCCCTTCGGTGATGCTAAGTTTCTTCCCTTACTGTCCTAAGCCAATGCCTGGGCCTACTCATTCCAGTAGTCACATGACTTGCCCCCTACACTGCCATCAAGCCTGGGCCCTGCTCTGAGTGCAGCAGGAGGGTGAGCACTCACCTGGCTGTCAGTCAGTGGGAGCCAGTAGATGCAGGGAGCTGCCTTGGTCTTACGGAAAAGGTCGTCCAGCAGTTTGGCAGGTGGTTCCTCCTGAGCTTTTTCTGAGGTGGAAGCAAAGGAGTCAGTCTTTACGCCCGAAGACCCTGTATCCCATCCCATTTGGGTCCCTTTCCCACCTACTAGCAGGTATGTGTGTCCCCACAGCTAAGTACCTTTCTtctcactcttcttttctttagacTTCGCACGTTCCTTGCGGCGGCGGTCACGGGACCGTGATCGGGAGCGGGGCCCTTCTCGAACTTTGTCCCGATCCCATTCACGCTCTGATCGAGTTCGCTCCCGCCGCTCCATTTCCCGTTCCCGCTCTGCCCACTGTTCCCGCACCGCCCGCTCCTGCTCCCGCTGCTCTGCCCGGGGGTGCTGTggtggctgggctgggggtgggggcggggggtgcaggggcCGTGGTACCCCCTGCTCCTCTGTCTTAGTTTCAGAGGGACGGTCCACCAAGAGGCCCCGGTGATAATCCAGCTGTGGGTAGAGGAGGGACAAGGACAGTCAGGATGGACAGGAGAACACTCCCACTGAAGGAGCCCAGGTACCAGGGCATATAGATTTTGGAGTCCCATGGTTCAACTAAAGGAACCAAGGGGgtagggagaagagggagaaggaatctcAGTGACTGCAGGTTTGGCCAGGATCTCAGCTGGATTCTAGCAGATAatggcctcccctgcccctcccctccttcctttccctagGTTTCTCACCTCATCTTGCTCAGCATAGTCAGCACAAAGGAATTTGGGATTGGACTGAGGCCATTTGACCCCATGTAGAGCTGTGCGGGTGGCAACTGCTTCCTCTACTGTTGAGTACtggtggaggaagggagaaggcagagggtcaCAACAGGCCTCAATGCCTCCCACTTGCCACAAGGCCCTCAAACCTGCCCACATTGTTACAGAAGGAAATATATGCCACGACCCAGAGAATCAACTTCCTCCCCTCACCGTTACAAAGCAGTGAGATTTGATCTTGTCAATCCAGAAGGCCTCTTCCACCAGAGTTCCTGTCCGGCCCAACAATTCCTTCAGTTGGCCTAAAGTGAAGGGACGCACCTGCCAAGGAAAATGGAGTTTCAGAGTCTTGAAAAAGGCAAGAACAATACCCCTGTAATTAATCTTCAGATTTCCCCAAGTATATGGTACAGGAGTATAGCCTCAAAGTCTGGGTGCACAGGGGCCAGGAACTCTCACATgggaatgagagaagagtgaagaATAGTAACACTAACTGACACTATGCACCAGGCCCTCTGCAAATTCTCTAGATGACCCTGCACAATGATACTCtgtccccatttttcagatgaggagacCCGTTGTGAGAGATTAAGCCAGTCACTCAGTAAGTAAATAACTTAACTGGCAGATCTAGGAGTTGAAGTTAAGTAACAGGAATCCAAAGCTCAAACTCTCAAACACTAAACACTGTGCTGTGGGAAGCGACTTTGGCTCACCAAATTGGAGATGTGGACGATGTTACTGATCTtgccccggggcggggagggcaccTGAGCAGTTCGGACTGGGTCATCAATTGTAATGGAAACTCCAGACTTTTGCTGGCTAATGGAACGTCGAGTTAAGGTATCTCCTAAAGTCACTATCAAAAAGAGAACACAAGAAACAGTTTTCAGCAGGGAGCAATACTGGCTCTCTTCCCTGTGCCATGCCTCTTATTCCCTAGCATGCAGTCACTCTTCCATCTAGTCTTCCATTTAACTGTGTTCAGCAGCTACAGCGTGCAAGGTACCGTTCTAGGCAAAGCTCCTCATTACGGAGCCTCACAGATTTTAACCTAGCTTTCAAGAAGCTTAATAACTAGGAGAGGGAGGTAAAACATACACAAGATACTATAATAAAAAGCAGGAAACATGAAACCCTTTAAAGAGAGGTCCaaggatgcccgggtggctcagcggttgagcgtctgccttcagcccaggacctgatcgtggagacccgggatcgagttccacattgggctccctgcatggagcctgcttctccctctgcctgtgtctctgcctctctgtctttcatgaataaataa comes from the Canis aureus isolate CA01 chromosome 9, VMU_Caureus_v.1.0, whole genome shotgun sequence genome and includes:
- the CDH24 gene encoding cadherin-24 isoform X2 codes for the protein MWGLVRLLLAWLGGWGCMGRLAAPAQAWAGSRGGPGPVLLRNRRSWVWNQFFVIEEYAGPEPVLIGKSLDREEKAQYVLLAQAVDRASNRPLEPPSEFIIKVQDINDNPPIFPLGPYHATVPEMSNVGTSVIQVTAHDADDPSYGNSAKLVYTVLDGLPFFSVDPQTGVVRTAVPNMDRETQEEFLVVIQAKDMGGHMGGLSGSTTVTVTLSDVNDNPPKFPQSLYQFSVVETAGPGTLVGRLRAQDPDLGDNALMAYSILDGEGSEAFSISTDSQGRDGLLAVRKPLDFETRRSYSFRVEATNTLIDPAYLRRGPFKDVASVRVAVQDAPEPPAFTQAAYHLAVPENKAPGTLVGQVSAADLDSPASPIRYSILPHSDPERCFSIEPEAGTLRTVVPLDREARVWHNLTVLATELDSSTQVSRVQVAIQILDENDNAPQLAEPYDTFVCDSAAPGQLIQIIRALDRDEVGNSSRVSLQGPLGPDANFTVRDNQDGSASLLLPSRPAPPRQAPYLIPIELWDWGQPALSSTATVTISVCRCRPDGSVASCRPEAQLSPTGLSTGALLAIITCVGTLLALVVLFAALRRQKQEALMVLEEEDVRENIITYDDEGGGEEDTEAFDISALQNPDGAAPPNPGPPARRDVLPRARAPRQPRPPGPADVAQLLALRLREADDDPSVPPYDSVQVYGYEGRGSSCGSLSSLGSCSEAGGALGPAEPLDDWGPLFRTLAELYGAKEPPAP
- the CDH24 gene encoding cadherin-24 isoform X1, which encodes MWGLVRLLLAWLGGWGCMGRLAAPAQAWAGSRGGPGPVLLRNRRSWVWNQFFVIEEYAGPEPVLIGKLHSDVDRGEGRTKYLLTGEGAGTVFVIDEATGNIHVTKSLDREEKAQYVLLAQAVDRASNRPLEPPSEFIIKVQDINDNPPIFPLGPYHATVPEMSNVGTSVIQVTAHDADDPSYGNSAKLVYTVLDGLPFFSVDPQTGVVRTAVPNMDRETQEEFLVVIQAKDMGGHMGGLSGSTTVTVTLSDVNDNPPKFPQSLYQFSVVETAGPGTLVGRLRAQDPDLGDNALMAYSILDGEGSEAFSISTDSQGRDGLLAVRKPLDFETRRSYSFRVEATNTLIDPAYLRRGPFKDVASVRVAVQDAPEPPAFTQAAYHLAVPENKAPGTLVGQVSAADLDSPASPIRYSILPHSDPERCFSIEPEAGTLRTVVPLDREARVWHNLTVLATELDSSTQVSRVQVAIQILDENDNAPQLAEPYDTFVCDSAAPGQLIQIIRALDRDEVGNSSRVSLQGPLGPDANFTVRDNQDGSASLLLPSRPAPPRQAPYLIPIELWDWGQPALSSTATVTISVCRCRPDGSVASCRPEAQLSPTGLSTGALLAIITCVGTLLALVVLFAALRRQKQEALMVLEEEDVRENIITYDDEGGGEEDTEAFDISALQNPDGAAPPNPGPPARRDVLPRARAPRQPRPPGPADVAQLLALRLREADDDPSVPPYDSVQVYGYEGRGSSCGSLSSLGSCSEAGGALGPAEPLDDWGPLFRTLAELYGAKEPPAP
- the ACIN1 gene encoding apoptotic chromatin condensation inducer in the nucleus isoform X8, whose product is MSPADRCRSANTIEPATTSSLALFLLLLQRDQSSRTRGLPEEKEEVTMDTSENRPENEVPEPPVPIADQVSNDDRPEGSAEDEEKKESSMPKSFKRKISVVSATKGVPAGNSDTEGGQPGRKRRWGASTATTQKKPSISITTESLKSLIPDIKPLAGQEAIVDLHADDSRISEDETERNGDDGAHDKGLKICRTVTQVVPAEGQENGQREEEEEEKEPEAEPPIPPQVSVEVALPPPVEHEVKKVTLGDTLTRRSISQQKSGVSITIDDPVRTAQVPSPPRGKISNIVHISNLVRPFTLGQLKELLGRTGTLVEEAFWIDKIKSHCFVTYSTVEEAVATRTALHGVKWPQSNPKFLCADYAEQDELDYHRGLLVDRPSETKTEEQGVPRPLHPPPPPPAQPPQHPRAEQREQERAVREQWAEREREMERRERTRSEREWDRDKVREGPRSRSRSRDRRRKERAKSKEKKSEKKEKAQEEPPAKLLDDLFRKTKAAPCIYWLPLTDSQIVQKEAERAERAKEREKRRKEQEEEEQKEREKEAERERTRQLEREKRREHSRERDRERERERERDRGDRDRDRERDRERGRERDRRETKRHSRSRSRSTPVRDRGGRR